A DNA window from Pseudomonas tohonis contains the following coding sequences:
- a CDS encoding methyl-accepting chemotaxis protein: MKKLNAGNLLAGTRSSTLIAGLFVVLIVSIVLLFANFAYLNTQANYDKEYLGHSGELRVLSQRIAKNATEAAAGKAEAFALLKDARNDFEKRWNILLNGDESTGLPPAPEGVKAEMDAVQADWNSLRQNSDAILASEQTVLSLHQVAATLAETIPQLQVEYEEVVDILLESGAPADQVSVAQRQSLLAERILGSVNKVLAGDEDSVQAADMFGRDASLFGRVLNAMLEGNAAMEISKVTDNEALERLQEISELFEFVSGSVDEILETSPELFQVRESANTIFTGSQTLLDKASTLAGGFEKQAEGRSFNSLAGYVLGALALGSIILIGLVMVQTTRSRLAETAEKNERNQAAILRLLDEIADLADGDLTVAATVTEDFTGAIADSINYSIDQLRDLVETINLTAVQVAAAAQETQATAMHLAEASEHQAQEIAGASAAINEMAVSIDQVSANASESSAVAERSVAIANKGNEVVHNTITGMDNIREQIQDTSKRIKRLGESSQEIGDIVSLINDIADQTNILALNAAIQASMAGDAGRGFAVVADEVQRLAERSSAATKQIEALVKTIQTDTNEAVISMEQTTSEVVRGARLAQDAGVALEEIEKVSKTLAALIQNISNAARQQASSAGHISNTMNVIQEITSQTSAGTTATAKSIGNLAKMASEMRKSVSGFNLPDAPEQA, translated from the coding sequence GCCAAGAACGCCACCGAAGCGGCGGCGGGCAAGGCGGAAGCCTTCGCCCTGTTGAAGGACGCCCGGAACGACTTCGAGAAGCGCTGGAACATCCTCCTCAACGGCGACGAGAGCACGGGGCTGCCGCCTGCTCCCGAAGGCGTCAAGGCCGAGATGGATGCGGTGCAGGCCGACTGGAACAGCCTGCGCCAGAACTCCGACGCCATCCTCGCCAGCGAGCAGACCGTTCTGTCCCTGCACCAGGTAGCCGCCACCCTGGCGGAAACCATTCCGCAGCTGCAGGTCGAGTACGAGGAAGTGGTCGACATCCTGCTGGAAAGCGGCGCGCCCGCCGACCAGGTCTCGGTCGCCCAGCGTCAGTCGCTGCTGGCCGAACGTATCCTCGGCTCGGTGAACAAGGTGCTTGCCGGTGACGAAGACTCCGTCCAGGCCGCCGACATGTTCGGCCGCGACGCCAGCCTCTTCGGTCGCGTACTGAACGCGATGCTGGAAGGCAACGCGGCGATGGAAATCTCCAAGGTGACCGACAACGAGGCCTTGGAGCGTCTGCAGGAAATTTCCGAGCTGTTCGAGTTCGTCTCCGGCTCCGTGGACGAAATCCTCGAAACCTCGCCCGAACTGTTCCAGGTCCGTGAATCCGCCAACACCATCTTCACCGGCTCGCAGACCCTGCTGGACAAGGCTTCCACCCTGGCCGGCGGCTTCGAGAAGCAGGCCGAAGGCCGTAGCTTCAACTCCCTCGCCGGTTACGTGCTGGGCGCCCTGGCCCTCGGCTCGATCATCCTGATCGGCCTGGTCATGGTTCAGACCACCCGCAGCCGACTGGCCGAGACCGCCGAGAAGAACGAACGCAACCAGGCGGCGATTCTGAGACTGCTCGACGAAATCGCCGACCTCGCGGACGGTGACCTGACGGTTGCCGCGACCGTGACCGAGGACTTCACCGGTGCGATCGCGGACTCGATCAACTACTCGATCGACCAGCTCCGCGACCTCGTGGAGACCATCAACCTGACCGCCGTGCAGGTAGCGGCGGCGGCCCAGGAAACCCAGGCCACCGCGATGCACCTCGCCGAAGCGTCCGAGCACCAGGCGCAGGAAATCGCCGGCGCCTCCGCGGCGATCAACGAGATGGCGGTGTCCATTGACCAGGTATCGGCGAACGCCTCGGAATCCTCTGCGGTAGCGGAACGTTCCGTAGCCATCGCCAACAAGGGCAACGAAGTGGTGCATAACACCATCACCGGCATGGATAACATCCGTGAGCAGATCCAGGACACCTCGAAGCGGATCAAACGCCTCGGTGAATCGTCCCAGGAGATCGGTGACATCGTTAGCCTGATCAACGACATTGCCGACCAGACCAACATCCTCGCACTGAACGCCGCGATCCAGGCGTCCATGGCCGGTGATGCGGGCCGCGGCTTCGCCGTGGTAGCGGACGAGGTACAGCGACTCGCGGAACGTTCCTCCGCCGCGACCAAGCAGATCGAGGCCCTGGTAAAGACCATTCAGACCGACACCAACGAAGCGGTTATCTCCATGGAGCAGACCACTTCCGAAGTGGTCCGTGGTGCTCGCCTGGCGCAGGACGCCGGTGTGGCACTGGAAGAGATCGAGAAGGTATCCAAGACCCTCGCGGCCCTTATCCAGAACATCTCCAACGCCGCTCGTCAGCAAGCCTCCTCGGCGGGCCATATCTCCAACACCATGAACGTGATCCAGGAGATCACCTCGCAGACCTCCGCAGGTACCACTGCTACCGCCAAGAGCATTGGTAACCTGGCCAAGATGGCCAGCGAGATGCGCAAATCGGTATCCGGCTTCAACCTGCCGGACGCTCCGGAACAGGCCTGA
- a CDS encoding CheR family methyltransferase, with amino-acid sequence MQPSGVWALKPLADMTPAQFHDWQSLLEERTGVVINEQRRSFLQTNLTARMRELGMDDYSSYYRQVTDGPRGAVEWSTLLDRLTVQETRFFRHRPSFDLLDAYLRERVAAGLENPLALWSVGCSSGEEPYSLAIAAAEALQGSDRPEFFGVTGTDISLSALNKARQGVFAARRLEQLDADQAERYFQVMDDGRLKVVESLAARVCCARLNVLELAKAPMSGMDVIFCQNLLIYFRRWRRREILNRLAERLAPGGLMVVGVGEVVGWHHPDLVPVADDQVLAFTRKG; translated from the coding sequence ATGCAGCCAAGCGGCGTGTGGGCCTTGAAACCCCTGGCCGACATGACGCCCGCGCAGTTCCACGACTGGCAATCGCTGCTCGAGGAACGCACGGGCGTGGTGATCAACGAACAGCGTCGCTCCTTCCTGCAGACCAATCTCACTGCACGGATGCGCGAGCTGGGCATGGATGACTACAGCAGCTACTACCGGCAGGTCACCGATGGCCCGCGTGGTGCTGTCGAGTGGTCGACCCTGCTGGATCGCCTCACCGTTCAGGAAACCCGGTTCTTTCGCCACCGCCCCTCCTTCGACCTGCTCGACGCCTACCTGCGTGAGCGGGTCGCTGCGGGCCTGGAAAACCCGCTGGCGCTCTGGAGCGTCGGCTGTTCCAGCGGCGAGGAGCCCTATTCGCTGGCGATTGCCGCCGCCGAAGCGCTGCAGGGCAGCGACCGGCCGGAATTCTTCGGTGTGACCGGTACCGACATCAGCCTCAGCGCCCTCAACAAGGCGAGGCAGGGTGTCTTCGCCGCACGCCGCCTGGAACAGCTGGACGCTGACCAGGCCGAACGTTATTTCCAGGTCATGGACGATGGCCGCTTGAAAGTTGTTGAGAGCCTGGCCGCGCGCGTTTGCTGCGCCCGGCTCAATGTGCTGGAACTGGCGAAGGCGCCAATGTCCGGCATGGACGTAATCTTCTGTCAGAACCTGTTGATCTATTTTCGCCGCTGGCGTCGCCGTGAAATCCTCAATCGCCTGGCCGAGCGCCTGGCGCCGGGGGGCCTGATGGTGGTGGGCGTGGGCGAAGTAGTGGGTTGGCATCACCCGGACCTGGTTCCGGTCGCCGACGATCAGGTTCTGGCATTCACCCGGAAGGGATAG